The Ralstonia pseudosolanacearum genome includes the window TTGGCCGATCTCGCTCGGCCGCTGTATGCGCAGGCATTCGAGCGCCAGGGTCTGCATCTGCTGTACGTGACGCCGTGGCCGGCCACCGGCCTGTGGTCGAAGCAGCCGGTGCCGGGCGTCGAGGCGCTGCGCGCGCTTGCGGTCCGCACCTACGACGCCACCTCGCAGCATGTGATGCAGGCCGCCGGCGCCAAGGCGGAGAACCTCGCCTTCACGGAACTGATGCCGCGCCTGGCCGACGGCAGCATCACCGCTGTGCTGTCGTCCGGCGACGGCGGCGCGGGCCGCAAGCTGTGGACGTGGCTGCCCAACTTCACCGCCATCGGCTACGCCATGCCGCTGTCGTTCGCGACCGTCAACGCCCGTGTCTATGCCGCGCTGCCGCGCGAGGTGCGCCGCGCGGTCGACCGGGCTGCGGAAATGACCGAACTCCAGCAATGGGGCCGGCTGCAGACGCGGCTGGCCGAGAACACGCGCCGCATGCAGGACAACCAGGTGGTCATCGTGGAGACACCGTCGCCCGAACTGCGCGGTGCGCTGCAGGCCGCCGCCGCACAGACCGTGGCTGAGTGGAAGCGACAGGCGGGACCCGCGGCAGCGGCCGCGCTAGAGCGCTTTCAGCGCGACGGAGCCCGCTGATGGCATGCCGCAGGCAGCAGCCGTCAGCCCGCTTGGCACCGGCTTGGGGCTCTCCTAGACTGGGCTGGGTGTGCCGCTCTTTGGGATCGCAGCGCGGAATGACTCCGACGTCGTGTCTTCAGCTTTCGTTTCGCGATGCCCCGCCCGGGGCAACAGCGATCCGCGCCGCGCTCGAGGCAGCGCAGGGTGTGCTCGACCGCAGTGGCGTGTCACCGCGGGTGGCCTTCAAGGCCTACCAGGCCTTTGCCGCCGGTGAAGGCGGCCCGGATTCGCTGGCGCTGGCATTCGCCCGCGCCGAAGCCGAAGCGATGGATACGCTGGCTGCCTACGGCTACGTCCGCTACGGTTCCGTCAGCTTGGCTGCGCTGTAGGCCGGGCGCCGCAATTTCAGACTTCGGCCGATTTTCCGCCCAGCCGCCGCGCGGTCTCCGACACATGTCGGTGGATGCGCCCCAGGAAGTCGATTTCCGCCGCCCGCGTGGGCGAGTGGCCCAGCGCCTGCGACAGGTGCGTCGCCACGAACGACGACTGCGGCGCTAGCATGCTGATCAGGCGCAGCACTTCGCGGCGCGCCTGGGCGGCGTCGTAGCCGAGGTGGTCGGCCAGCGCGAGCAGCGCATCCTGGTCGATGGCGTCGTAGCGCGCTTGCACATCGGACGCGCGCTCGCCGTCGAGCGACGACAGCGCATCGGCGTCCCATTCGTTCGCATAGACCGCCGCGCAGAACAGGTGGTCATGCGCGGCCAGCCGGATGCCATCGGGCCCGACGTGGAAATGCAGCGTGCCGGCCGAGGCGTTGCGGCCACCGATCAGCAGGCAGAACACCATCCAGCGGAATAGCGAGGCGGTGGTGGAGGCCACGTCAGCACACAGGCGCGCGCACTCGGCGACCTGCTCGACGGTGATCGGCAGAAAACGGTATTTCGGGCTCAGGCCCAGCAGCTGCACCGCGGAGACCACATAGCGTGCCTGGATGAGCGCGGTGTCGTCGCTCTTGCAGCGCAGCGTGCGGTCCAGCCGCTGCACCACCGCGGCCGTTTCCGGAAACTGGCGCAGGCCGAGGAACGGTGTCTCCAGCCCGATGCTGCGGGCCAGCAGCGTGGCCCAGCAATGATTGATGGTGGCGTAGGGCAGCCTGGCGTCTTCGCCGAGGTCCAGCCGCACGAAATGGCTCGACTGCGCGGCATTGGCCGGAGCGGCGAAGCGCCCGAGCCACATCGATACCGGCAGACCGTTGGATGAGAGGAAGGGCAGTCGGATCGCCTCGTCTTCCGGCGACGCACCGTAACGCGCGACAGGCTCGGCCACATGCAACGGTATGGCGGGGCCGGTCCGGCCTACGCTCTCCTTGAATTGCATGACGAGGTCGCGCTCGGTCAGGCCGTCGGCGTGGCCGTTGATGGGTTTGTGGCCGATGGGGGCCAGTGTGAGCGGGCCATCCAGGTTCGGTGCGTGTTCCGCGAGGTGATCCAGCGCGGCGATGGCGGCCTTGGGCACGACACGGGCGGATTCGGGCAGCAGGTATTCGAAGAAGTTGCGTACCGGCTGTGCCTTGGCTGTATCGGCGATGTCACCGGCGCTGCGTTGCAGCGTCGGGGTCAGGTCGAAACCATGGGAAGCGGTCTGCCAGCGTGGATCGTAACGGAACGCCCAACCGCTGCGGCCGCACGACAATTGACCGATCAGGTGCTTGTTCAGGTAGACGTCCAGCATGCGCGTGTTCAACGAATTTGACTGGAGCGTGCATGGTCGGCTGTGCTGCAGCGCTTGCGTCCGCAACGGGGATGCTGTCAGGCGAACCACGGCGCATCCCTTGCACGCTCCTCATCGACCGAGGCCCGAGCATAACAAAGAAAATCCAGATATAACCCGATAAAACCGCATTTCGGTGATGCAGGTTTCTGAAGTCGGATTATCGGGTCGCTAAAATCGAAGATTGCGCGATGGGTTTTATTGCCTTTAAGTGTTCACGAAAAATTGATTTGAAATTTGGAGCCGTAGCCGGATAGGAGTTCGGCTAGTTCAGCGTCGATGGTGTCGCGTGTCCAGTTGACGAAGCGACGCCAGTGATATTTGAAGTGCTTCCAGACGATCTCGATCATGTTCAGTTCGGGGCTGTAGGGCGGCAGAAAGAACAGGAGCGCTTTGTGTTCCCTGAACCAGCGGTCGCGGGTTTCCTCGCTGATGCTGTGATGAATGGCTGCGTTGTCGAGGACGATGATGGTGGGTCGGCTGTCGTCTTGCCGAATCAGCGCATCGAGAAACTGCTCGACATCGGGGCCTTTGATGCTGTGCGCATGCGCGGCGTGAATCAGGCTGTTCTGCCCGTAGTCGAACGCACCGAGCACAGAACGTCGGCAGTGGCTGTGCGGTTCAACACAATGGGGCAGCCCTCGTGGTGACCATGCGCGCTGCACAAAGGGCGAAGCTGCAAAGCCAGCCTCATCGAGATAGAGGAGCCGGATGGCCTGGTCGCGCGCGGCCTGCTGGAGCTTGCCGAGCACGTCTGCTTTCACAGCGAACTCCTCTTCGCACCGTTTTTTTTGAGCGAGTAGCGGTTGCGCTTGAAAGAGAAGCCTTCGCGCTTGAGCGCCGCGCCCAGTGTCTCGATCTGACATGGCAGCGGTTGCCCATGAACTTCCTGCACGCGCTGCGCGATCTGCGCCAGTGTCAGAGATTCGGCGCGCGCAGCGTCGACCGCCGTGGCGACCATGTTCTCGGGCAGCGACCTGGGGCGGCCGCCGCCGTGACCGCTCAACAAGCCGCACACGCCGTATTCGTTCCAGGCACGCACCCAGTTGTAGGGCGACTGCACGCTAACGCCCAACCGGCCCGCGACCTTGGGGGCCGACAAACCGTCGCCGAGCATGACCATCCCCGCTGCGCGCGTGCGGATGTCGCGGTGCCGGTGATTCAGGCTCAATTGCTCCAACGTCAGCTTCTCCACTTCGCTCAACTCGACCACGCATCGCATCGGTATG containing:
- a CDS encoding HipA N-terminal domain-containing protein codes for the protein MLDVYLNKHLIGQLSCGRSGWAFRYDPRWQTASHGFDLTPTLQRSAGDIADTAKAQPVRNFFEYLLPESARVVPKAAIAALDHLAEHAPNLDGPLTLAPIGHKPINGHADGLTERDLVMQFKESVGRTGPAIPLHVAEPVARYGASPEDEAIRLPFLSSNGLPVSMWLGRFAAPANAAQSSHFVRLDLGEDARLPYATINHCWATLLARSIGLETPFLGLRQFPETAAVVQRLDRTLRCKSDDTALIQARYVVSAVQLLGLSPKYRFLPITVEQVAECARLCADVASTTASLFRWMVFCLLIGGRNASAGTLHFHVGPDGIRLAAHDHLFCAAVYANEWDADALSSLDGERASDVQARYDAIDQDALLALADHLGYDAAQARREVLRLISMLAPQSSFVATHLSQALGHSPTRAAEIDFLGRIHRHVSETARRLGGKSAEV
- a CDS encoding IS630 family transposase, which produces MRLVERSRRRPPQVAAREHGRHGGRRCARRISDTGADRAARAGSSWATAAMSDRDTGRGAQARRLLFQAQPLLAQKKRCEEEFAVKADVLGKLQQAARDQAIRLLYLDEAGFAASPFVQRAWSPRGLPHCVEPHSHCRRSVLGAFDYGQNSLIHAAHAHSIKGPDVEQFLDALIRQDDSRPTIIVLDNAAIHHSISEETRDRWFREHKALLFFLPPYSPELNMIEIVWKHFKYHWRRFVNWTRDTIDAELAELLSGYGSKFQINFS